Proteins encoded together in one Plectropomus leopardus isolate mb chromosome 19, YSFRI_Pleo_2.0, whole genome shotgun sequence window:
- the crp1 gene encoding pentraxin fusion protein: MDISSGRFAVVILGVFGWSLALSSATQVGLTEKVLVFPYETDFSFVALIPQKEMGLRAFTLCMRVATELPEERQIILFAYRTADYDELNVWREKDGRVSFYMSGDGTFFHLPPITTFRTSLCLTWESRTGLAAFWVDGKRSTYQVYKPGHTIRPKGTVLLGQDPDKHLGGLEAVQSFVGEITDVNMWDFVLSRSMIQAWHYGHKVPKGNIFDWGTMEYELNGNVMVVDDD; the protein is encoded by the exons GATATCAGCAGTGGGAGGTTTGCTGTGGTCATACTTGGTGTCTTTGGATGGTCTCTGGCACTCTCCTCAGCAACCCAAG TTGGTCTGACAGAAAAAGTCCTAGTGTTCCCTTATGAGACCGACTTCAGCTTCGTGGCTCTGATCCCACAGAAGGAGATGGGACTCAGGGCCTTCACCCTCTGCATGCGTGTGGCCACTGAGCTGCCGGAAGAACGTCAGATCATCCTGTTCGCCTACCGCACGGCCGACTATGATGAGCTCAATGTGTGGCGTGAGAAGGATGGACGCGTCTCTTTTTACATGAGTGGCGATGGCACCTTTTTTCACCTGCCGCCCATCACCACCTTTCGCACCAGCCTCTGCCTGACTTGGGAGTCTCGCACGGGCCTCGCTGCTTTCTGGGTGGACGGGAAACGCAGCACCTACCAGGTCTACAAACCCGGGCACACCATTCGTCCAAAAGGTACCGTCCTGCTGGGGCAGGACCCGGACAAGCACCTGGGTGGTTTAGAGGCCGTGCAGAGCTTTGTAGGGGAGATTACTGATGTGAATATGTGGGACTTTGTGCTCTCCAGGAGTATGATCCAGGCCTGGCACTATGGGCACAAGGTCCCCAAGGGCAACATCTTTGACTGGGGCACTATGGAGTATGAGCTAAACGGGAACGTGATGGTGGTGGATGATGACTGA